A segment of the Acidimicrobiia bacterium genome:
GATCCGGTTCCGGCTGGCAAATTCGTGAGCGACCCGTCGCAACAGCACATCCAGCGGGAACGGGGTAAGCGGTGGAACCTTGGGGGCCATGATTTCCTCTCCTAAAGCCGGGCGTGGAGGCGGGCAGCCTGTTCGGATGCTTTGGCGCGAATCTCGACGGGATCGACCATGGTTGGAACCCCATCTTCGAGAACCACCTGGCCGTCGACTTCGACCCGGATAGGTCTGACCCCCGACGTAAACGCCAGATGCCAGGGATCCATCGGCTGATATGACCAGGTAACCAAATCCTCTTTGGCTTCTGGCATGAGATCCCAGCCAGTCTCAAGCCACGACCAGGCCGAGTCGGGAGAGGCGGTAACGTCGACCGACCGCTGCATGACGTAGGCGAGCCGGAACGATTCAATGACGTTGCCCCCGATGCCATCCGTCCCGAGAGCGACCGGGTTCGCAAACCGAGCGGGGTTGGCATACCCGACCGCGTTGTTCAGATTGGACATGGGGTTATGGAGGATCGTGCCTTTCAATTCATGGTCGGTAGGCAGGTGCACGCAATGCGCCAGCAGCCACGTGTCATTCGTGAGACCTTCGAGTTTGGCGGGGGCAGCACGATCTTCGGGACCCTCACAGACATGTATGTGGACGCCCACCCCCAACTCGTCGGCAAGGTCGGCAGCCGCGGTCAAGGTCTCCTGAGAACACGTGAACGAGGCGTGAATACCGACCAACCCGTTGCCACCCTCGGAAATGAAGCGACGATTCTCTTCGAGACCCCGTCGCGCCCCATCGGGTCCGTGACGATCTGTCACTCCGTACGCAGCAAGGACCCGGACTCCCACCTCGGCGCAGGCCCGGGCAACCACCGACAAGCTACCTTCGATGGCGTTGGGAGATTCATGATGATCGATGATGCCGGTGGTTCCGGATTCAAGGGCCTCGAGGGCGGCCAGCTTGGCAGACCACTCGATCATGTCAAGATCCAGGGCGGTGTCGAGACGCCACCAGATCTGCTCCAGAATTCCTTGAAACGTCGTGGCTGTCTCGGGAGGGGCAGGCATCCCGCGCGCCAGCGCCGAGTACAGGTGGTGATGGGCGCAGACGAGACCGGGTGTCGTATCCACTTAGCCGACTTTCAGGCCAGTGATCGCCGGCTCGGTCATGACAAATCGACCGGTGAGTGCGTGTTGATCGGAAGCCGGCTCCGGCGGATCCCGTCGACTTCGTAGAGGGCCTGGGCGACCGCGCCGGCGGTCGGTACGAGTCCGATCTCTCCGACCCCTTTGATCCCGAATGGTGCTCTGGGCTGAGGTGCCTCCACGAGGATGACTTCGATTTCGGGGACGTCCTTGGGACGAAGGATCCCGAGGCTGCGCAACGTCATGTTGGTCGGTCGACCATCGGCGTCGGTTGG
Coding sequences within it:
- a CDS encoding amidohydrolase family protein, which encodes MDTTPGLVCAHHHLYSALARGMPAPPETATTFQGILEQIWWRLDTALDLDMIEWSAKLAALEALESGTTGIIDHHESPNAIEGSLSVVARACAEVGVRVLAAYGVTDRHGPDGARRGLEENRRFISEGGNGLVGIHASFTCSQETLTAAADLADELGVGVHIHVCEGPEDRAAPAKLEGLTNDTWLLAHCVHLPTDHELKGTILHNPMSNLNNAVGYANPARFANPVALGTDGIGGNVIESFRLAYVMQRSVDVTASPDSAWSWLETGWDLMPEAKEDLVTWSYQPMDPWHLAFTSGVRPIRVEVDGQVVLEDGVPTMVDPVEIRAKASEQAARLHARL